The Brasilonema sennae CENA114 genome includes a region encoding these proteins:
- a CDS encoding class I SAM-dependent methyltransferase, with protein sequence MFEQQPQNLQLHVQQLANEALEKAEPSAWFEVLYAEAQGDTTQIPWAKLAPHPYLLEWLTNHQQFVNGQKALIIGCGLGDDAEALAHLGFEVTAFDISPTAIAWCQQRFPDSLVNYVVADLFAVPAQWHQAFDFVFECRNIQALPLNVRSGAISSVASFVAPGGTLLLITHVRDTEAEPSGPPWALSDSELERFESLGLQQVEKVLYQESEQFDVKQVRIEYQRS encoded by the coding sequence ATGTTTGAACAACAACCTCAAAATTTACAACTTCATGTCCAACAGTTAGCTAACGAAGCACTAGAAAAAGCAGAGCCATCAGCTTGGTTTGAAGTTTTGTATGCCGAAGCTCAAGGCGACACAACACAAATTCCTTGGGCTAAGTTAGCTCCACATCCTTATCTTTTAGAATGGTTGACGAATCATCAACAGTTTGTTAACGGTCAAAAGGCATTAATCATCGGTTGTGGTTTAGGGGATGATGCCGAAGCTTTAGCTCATCTGGGATTTGAGGTAACTGCTTTTGATATTTCTCCAACTGCGATCGCTTGGTGTCAGCAACGATTTCCTGATTCTTTGGTCAACTATGTAGTTGCAGATTTATTCGCAGTTCCCGCACAATGGCATCAAGCCTTTGACTTTGTGTTTGAGTGCCGTAACATTCAAGCTTTGCCGCTAAATGTGCGCTCTGGGGCTATTTCTTCAGTTGCCTCTTTTGTAGCTCCCGGTGGCACACTTTTGCTGATTACCCATGTTCGGGATACAGAAGCAGAACCAAGTGGCCCACCTTGGGCATTATCAGACTCAGAACTGGAACGGTTTGAAAGTTTAGGATTACAACAAGTAGAAAAGGTATTATACCAAGAGTCTGAGCAATTTGATGTTAAGCAAGTGCGGATCGAATATCAAAGATCATAA
- a CDS encoding SDR family oxidoreductase: MKKLERKVALITGGNSGIGLATAKQFVAEGAYVYITGRRQVELDAAVEAIGKNVTAVQSDVSNLADLDRLFATIKQEQGHLDIIFANAGGGQIAPLGAITEEHFDKTFNINVKGLLFTVQKALPLLPEGASIVLNASTTSIKGTPAFSVYSATKAAVRSFARNWILDLKERKIRVNAISPGVVPTPGYNLMGLSEEQVQGFVASQADNIPLGRVGRPDEIAKAVVFLASDDSSFVNGIELFVDGGMAQI, translated from the coding sequence ATGAAAAAACTAGAAAGAAAAGTTGCTCTAATCACAGGTGGCAATAGTGGTATCGGTCTTGCCACTGCCAAACAGTTTGTTGCCGAAGGTGCCTATGTTTACATCACGGGTCGTCGCCAAGTCGAGCTGGATGCTGCTGTAGAAGCCATCGGTAAAAATGTTACGGCTGTGCAGAGCGATGTTTCTAATCTGGCAGACCTCGATCGTCTGTTTGCCACCATTAAGCAAGAGCAAGGACACCTCGATATTATCTTCGCTAATGCTGGCGGTGGACAAATTGCCCCACTTGGAGCAATCACTGAGGAACACTTTGACAAAACATTCAACATAAACGTCAAAGGTCTGCTTTTCACCGTGCAGAAGGCATTGCCTTTGTTGCCAGAGGGGGCTTCGATTGTCCTCAATGCTTCGACTACTTCTATCAAGGGCACCCCAGCGTTCAGCGTTTACAGCGCCACCAAAGCCGCTGTGCGATCGTTTGCACGTAACTGGATACTCGACCTCAAAGAGCGCAAGATTCGTGTCAATGCCATCAGCCCTGGTGTCGTGCCTACTCCTGGCTACAATCTCATGGGACTGAGCGAGGAGCAGGTGCAGGGATTTGTAGCAAGTCAGGCTGACAATATCCCCCTTGGGCGGGTGGGCAGGCCAGACGAGATTGCTAAAGCTGTCGTCTTCCTTGCATCCGATGACAGCAGCTTTGTCAATGGCATCGAACTCTTCGTCGATGGGGGCATGGCGCAGATTTGA
- a CDS encoding alpha/beta hydrolase, with protein sequence MPSQQIVYNLLKENVMVAQANSQAAKILEIADDPRLSKGVKEFLKVLNSGGVALEKLTPIEARQFLVDAQTSVPVDLSGIEESQKTITAEGYSITLNIVRPEGVKGTLPVFIFIHGGGWVLGDYPTHKRMVRDLVVLSGFAGVFVNYTRTPDAQYPRAINEIYAATKWVAEHGEEIGVDGKNLAVVGNSVGGNMTAVTALKAKEKGGPHIKLQILMWPIVDADFETNSYHQFGDKRFLTVPTMKWMYDMYIADPEKRKDIYASPLQATVEQLKGLPRALIVVAESDILHDEGTAYGRKLDEAGVEVTTVQYNGMIHDFGLLNGLAELPETRSLFVQAAAELKKHLQ encoded by the coding sequence GTGCCATCTCAACAGATTGTTTACAATTTATTAAAGGAGAATGTCATGGTTGCTCAAGCAAACTCGCAAGCAGCAAAAATTCTGGAAATTGCAGATGATCCACGTCTTTCCAAAGGAGTAAAGGAATTCTTGAAAGTGCTGAATTCAGGGGGTGTGGCGCTGGAGAAACTCACTCCAATCGAAGCACGTCAATTCCTTGTGGATGCACAGACTTCCGTTCCAGTAGACCTTTCAGGCATTGAAGAGTCCCAAAAGACGATTACTGCTGAGGGTTATTCAATTACCCTCAATATTGTACGACCTGAAGGGGTCAAAGGCACATTGCCCGTTTTCATCTTTATTCATGGTGGTGGTTGGGTGCTGGGTGATTACCCAACACACAAGCGCATGGTTCGCGATCTGGTTGTGCTTTCAGGATTTGCAGGTGTCTTTGTCAATTACACGCGCACGCCAGATGCTCAGTATCCACGAGCGATTAATGAGATCTATGCTGCGACAAAATGGGTTGCTGAGCATGGTGAGGAGATTGGAGTGGATGGCAAGAATCTGGCAGTCGTTGGCAATAGTGTCGGCGGCAACATGACAGCTGTCACTGCTTTGAAGGCGAAAGAAAAAGGAGGACCACACATTAAGCTGCAAATCCTAATGTGGCCTATTGTAGATGCTGATTTTGAAACGAATTCTTATCATCAATTCGGCGACAAGCGGTTCTTGACTGTACCAACGATGAAGTGGATGTATGATATGTACATCGCTGATCCAGAAAAGCGCAAAGACATTTATGCTTCTCCCTTGCAGGCGACGGTTGAGCAACTCAAAGGCTTGCCAAGAGCATTAATTGTGGTTGCAGAGAGCGATATCTTGCATGACGAAGGCACAGCTTATGGACGCAAGCTCGATGAAGCTGGGGTCGAGGTTACAACTGTGCAGTACAACGGCATGATTCATGACTTCGGGCTATTGAATGGTTTAGCTGAGTTGCCAGAAACCCGTTCTCTGTTTGTTCAAGCAGCAGCTGAATTAAAGAAACATCTGCAATAG
- a CDS encoding MOSC domain-containing protein, whose protein sequence is MKLISVNVGLPQEVTWKGKTVSTGIFKEPVSERVRVRSLNLDGDRQADLTVHGGLDKAVYVYPFEHYDYWRSELPDTELTLGIFGENFTVTGLREEELNIGDRFKIGSVELMVTQPRLPCYKLAICFGRSDMVKRFLASRRTGFYFRVLQEGEVGAGDTLELVSRDTNNITVADITQLYVREPNNPELLHRVTQLKALPESWRDYFQELLRRQDVR, encoded by the coding sequence ATGAAACTCATCTCTGTCAACGTAGGACTTCCGCAGGAAGTGACTTGGAAAGGAAAAACAGTTAGCACTGGAATTTTCAAAGAGCCAGTCAGCGAACGGGTGAGAGTGCGATCGCTCAATTTAGACGGCGATCGCCAAGCGGATCTCACCGTTCATGGTGGTTTAGACAAAGCAGTTTATGTCTATCCCTTTGAGCATTATGACTACTGGCGAAGCGAATTGCCTGACACAGAGTTAACACTTGGTATCTTTGGTGAAAATTTCACAGTCACAGGATTGAGAGAAGAAGAACTGAACATTGGCGATCGCTTCAAAATCGGCAGTGTGGAACTAATGGTGACTCAACCGCGCTTACCCTGCTACAAACTAGCGATTTGCTTTGGGCGATCGGATATGGTGAAACGATTTCTCGCTAGTCGTCGCACCGGATTTTACTTTCGGGTTTTGCAAGAGGGCGAAGTTGGAGCCGGAGACACTTTAGAGTTGGTGAGTCGGGATACCAACAATATTACTGTTGCTGATATCACTCAGCTTTATGTTCGTGAGCCAAACAATCCAGAGTTACTGCATCGTGTAACTCAACTCAAAGCGTTACCCGAAAGCTGGCGCGATTACTTTCAGGAGCTGCTCCGTCGGCAGGATGTGAGATAG
- a CDS encoding DUF1634 domain-containing protein encodes MIVGGILYLFHNGNDIPEDHIFRGEPADLRQVPGILNDTLALRGRGIIQLGILLLILTPVARVAFSVFAFWQQRDQFYIIVTLIVLLILVHGLLTTG; translated from the coding sequence GTGATTGTAGGTGGTATCCTTTATCTGTTTCACAACGGCAATGACATTCCTGAAGATCATATCTTCCGAGGAGAACCTGCTGATCTCCGTCAAGTTCCTGGAATTCTCAATGATACACTGGCATTGCGGGGGCGAGGTATCATTCAACTCGGTATTTTGCTATTGATTCTGACTCCAGTTGCACGAGTTGCGTTTTCAGTGTTTGCATTTTGGCAACAGCGCGATCAATTCTATATCATCGTTACGTTGATTGTGCTGTTGATTCTTGTTCACGGTCTTCTGACGACAGGGTAA
- a CDS encoding GMC family oxidoreductase, with the protein MTNYDYIVIGAGSAGCVVANRLTEDCDTTVLLLEAGNPATKPEIQIPAQCFSLIGSEVDWGYVSEPEPYLKGRKMFCSRGKVLGGSSSINFMMYIRGNPQDYDRWQELGNPGWSYLDLLPYFKKSEHQQRGASEFHGVDGELSVTDLMSPAVVSQRFVDACVSKGYNYNPDFNGVQQEGVGLYQLTVKDGKRHSAAAAFLLPIFHRPNLTVVTGALVTKLLVEGTRCVGVEYLHEGTLHQVRVNQEVILSAGAFDSPKLLMLSGIGTAEHLQAMGISVVADLPGVGQNLQDHILTCVVQEATQDIHPAITSNGIEAGLFLHSKGNVETAPDLQFFFGPIQFLSPGYTPADFGFTGAVCLTRLENIGSVSLRSPDPKDPPTIRMNYLQSQADVQKLVEGVKLIRQLFQSNAFDDFRGEEIAPGSHVQSDAALEAYIRDTCSTVWHPVGTCKMGIDSMAVVDPQLRVHGIQGLRVVDASIMPTITTGNTNAPTIMIAEKAADSIKAERTSQSVPNKLNVQNLAQLSI; encoded by the coding sequence ATGACTAATTATGACTACATTGTAATCGGTGCAGGGTCGGCAGGTTGTGTGGTTGCCAATCGTCTAACCGAAGACTGCGACACAACTGTGTTACTCCTCGAAGCGGGCAACCCAGCTACAAAACCAGAAATTCAAATTCCGGCGCAATGCTTTAGTCTCATCGGCTCTGAAGTGGATTGGGGTTACGTTTCTGAGCCGGAACCCTACCTGAAGGGTCGCAAAATGTTTTGTTCCCGTGGCAAAGTCTTGGGCGGCAGCAGTTCGATTAATTTCATGATGTATATCCGGGGCAATCCTCAAGACTACGATCGCTGGCAGGAATTAGGAAATCCCGGTTGGTCGTACCTTGATTTATTGCCCTATTTCAAGAAATCGGAACACCAGCAGCGAGGCGCGTCGGAATTTCACGGGGTTGATGGGGAATTGAGCGTTACCGATTTGATGTCCCCTGCTGTGGTCTCCCAACGCTTTGTAGATGCCTGTGTGTCAAAGGGATACAACTACAATCCTGATTTTAATGGTGTACAGCAAGAAGGGGTAGGACTTTATCAATTGACGGTTAAGGATGGTAAACGGCACAGTGCAGCCGCTGCTTTTCTTCTACCCATTTTCCATCGTCCCAATTTGACAGTAGTGACAGGGGCATTAGTGACAAAATTGCTGGTTGAGGGCACTCGCTGTGTTGGAGTGGAATATCTGCATGAAGGTACGCTTCACCAGGTGAGAGTCAACCAGGAAGTGATTTTAAGCGCAGGTGCGTTTGATTCGCCCAAACTACTAATGCTTTCTGGAATTGGTACTGCCGAACACCTGCAAGCGATGGGAATTTCTGTCGTTGCAGATTTGCCGGGTGTCGGTCAAAACCTTCAGGATCACATTCTCACTTGTGTCGTTCAAGAAGCTACTCAAGATATACACCCTGCCATCACCAGTAATGGAATCGAAGCCGGATTATTTTTGCATAGCAAGGGGAATGTGGAGACCGCACCCGATTTGCAGTTCTTCTTCGGCCCGATTCAATTCTTGTCACCTGGTTATACCCCTGCTGATTTTGGATTTACGGGTGCTGTCTGTCTTACCCGTCTCGAAAATATTGGCAGCGTTAGTTTGCGATCGCCTGACCCCAAAGATCCACCAACCATTCGGATGAATTATCTACAAAGTCAAGCCGATGTACAAAAGTTGGTTGAGGGAGTTAAATTAATCCGCCAATTGTTTCAGAGCAATGCCTTCGATGATTTTCGTGGTGAGGAGATTGCTCCGGGTTCCCACGTTCAGAGTGATGCAGCACTCGAAGCTTACATTCGGGACACTTGCAGCACTGTATGGCATCCGGTTGGCACTTGCAAAATGGGCATTGACTCAATGGCAGTGGTCGATCCTCAACTACGAGTACACGGAATTCAAGGCCTTCGTGTTGTTGATGCATCAATCATGCCAACAATCACTACAGGCAATACAAATGCACCCACTATCATGATTGCTGAGAAGGCAGCAGATTCAATTAAAGCGGAGCGTACCTCGCAAAGTGTTCCCAACAAGCTTAATGTTCAAAATTTGGCTCAATTATCTATCTAG
- a CDS encoding DUF302 domain-containing protein has translation MNANNGIISQSSPYSVTETIDRLEAILQAKGITIFARIDQRAEAKKVGLSLCPTQLLLFGNPEAGTPLMVAEPTIALDLPLKVLAWEAADGKVWLSYNDPDYLKQRFSLIDELVKNIAVIKPLINQALQ, from the coding sequence ATGAATGCAAATAACGGCATCATCAGTCAGTCTAGCCCATATTCAGTAACCGAAACCATTGATCGCTTAGAAGCTATTCTTCAGGCAAAAGGCATCACCATTTTTGCCCGCATCGATCAACGAGCTGAAGCCAAAAAAGTTGGACTGAGCCTGTGTCCAACACAGTTATTGCTATTTGGCAACCCTGAAGCCGGAACACCGCTCATGGTAGCAGAACCGACGATCGCTCTGGATTTACCCCTGAAAGTACTGGCATGGGAAGCGGCTGACGGCAAAGTGTGGCTGAGTTACAACGATCCTGATTACTTAAAACAGCGGTTCTCTCTCATTGATGAGTTGGTCAAAAACATCGCGGTCATTAAACCTTTAATCAATCAAGCACTTCAATAA
- a CDS encoding alpha/beta fold hydrolase has product MTTYRTVSIDGLDIFYREAGSRDNPTILLLHGFPTSSHMFRNLIPALADKFHLVAPDYPGYGNSSMPTVNEFDYTFDNLAEIVEKFIAAINLKKYSLYVMDYGAPIGYRIAAKYPERVQSLIVQNGNAYEEGLREFWEPIKAYWHERSPENAEKLKYLFTLEATKWQYTNGVRNLEAISPDTWTVDQHFLDRPGNEEIQLALFYSYGTNPPLYPQWQEYFRQYQPPTLIVWGKNDYIFPADGAYPYQRDLKNVEFHLLDTGHFALEEDGDVIADHIHHFLSTHVVESTKLTTSNK; this is encoded by the coding sequence ATGACTACATATCGCACAGTTTCAATCGATGGTTTAGACATCTTCTACCGCGAAGCGGGTTCCCGTGATAATCCAACGATTCTATTATTGCACGGCTTCCCAACCTCATCTCATATGTTCCGCAATCTTATACCTGCCCTTGCTGATAAATTCCATCTTGTTGCACCTGATTATCCCGGCTACGGCAACAGTTCGATGCCAACTGTAAATGAATTTGATTACACGTTTGATAATTTAGCTGAGATTGTGGAGAAATTCATTGCTGCGATCAATCTCAAAAAGTACAGCCTTTACGTGATGGATTATGGTGCACCAATTGGCTATCGGATTGCAGCTAAATATCCAGAGCGCGTGCAATCTCTGATTGTTCAAAATGGCAATGCTTACGAGGAAGGTCTGCGCGAATTCTGGGAACCAATTAAGGCATACTGGCATGAGCGATCGCCTGAGAATGCTGAAAAGCTCAAATACCTTTTCACTCTAGAAGCAACGAAGTGGCAATATACCAACGGTGTTCGTAATCTCGAAGCAATTAGTCCCGATACCTGGACGGTGGATCAACATTTCCTTGATCGCCCCGGAAATGAAGAGATTCAACTGGCGCTGTTTTATAGTTATGGCACCAATCCACCGCTCTATCCCCAATGGCAAGAGTATTTCCGCCAGTATCAACCCCCTACCCTGATTGTTTGGGGCAAGAACGACTACATCTTTCCTGCTGACGGTGCTTATCCCTACCAGCGTGACTTGAAAAACGTTGAGTTCCATCTACTCGATACGGGACACTTTGCTCTGGAAGAAGATGGGGACGTGATCGCAGATCATATTCACCACTTTCTGAGCACTCACGTTGTAGAGAGCACCAAGCTAACCACTAGTAACAAATAG
- a CDS encoding SgcJ/EcaC family oxidoreductase, which produces MNSQAAQTTTTADESAIRAFHRQMIDAWNRGSGEGFAAPFSETADFLTFEGTHLKGRKEIAAFHQQAFDTVVKGTRLEGEVNFVRFVNSQLALMHVFIRVILPGETESSPSRDSLPLYVVTKRDEGWQIEGLLNTRKLTLERQFFLDDFDSLSAEAQRQVTDLVSGLKHQVK; this is translated from the coding sequence ATGAATTCACAAGCAGCTCAAACCACCACTACTGCTGACGAGTCGGCAATCCGTGCTTTCCATCGCCAGATGATTGATGCTTGGAATCGAGGTAGCGGCGAAGGCTTCGCTGCCCCGTTCAGTGAAACTGCCGATTTCCTCACGTTCGAGGGCACGCATCTCAAGGGACGAAAAGAAATCGCTGCATTTCATCAGCAAGCGTTCGACACAGTTGTCAAAGGAACACGCCTGGAGGGTGAGGTGAATTTTGTCCGCTTCGTGAACTCGCAACTCGCGCTCATGCATGTATTTATCAGGGTAATACTGCCCGGAGAAACTGAAAGTTCACCGTCACGAGATTCGCTGCCGCTATACGTCGTCACAAAACGCGACGAAGGTTGGCAGATCGAAGGGTTACTCAATACCCGGAAGTTAACGCTAGAACGTCAATTCTTCTTAGACGACTTTGACTCACTGAGCGCAGAGGCTCAACGTCAAGTGACCGACCTCGTTTCAGGTCTCAAGCATCAGGTGAAATGA
- a CDS encoding cupin domain-containing protein produces MTQSFWLLGTYLTILADHTTTDGKYDLIEGYFPPGTQTPPHRHTRYSEQIYVLEGELTAWVNKNKVVLSAGESVFIPIGTPHVVAALSDKPSRGLTVSVPSGFAQLIEATGTLNENEAPDIALFNRISSEIGDEILGAPGDLP; encoded by the coding sequence ATGACACAATCATTCTGGCTTCTTGGTACCTACCTCACTATTCTCGCCGATCACACCACGACTGACGGTAAATATGACCTGATTGAGGGCTATTTCCCTCCTGGTACGCAGACTCCACCCCATCGCCATACACGCTATTCCGAACAAATTTATGTGCTGGAAGGAGAGTTGACTGCCTGGGTTAATAAGAATAAGGTTGTGCTAAGCGCAGGTGAAAGTGTCTTCATTCCGATAGGCACACCCCATGTTGTTGCTGCACTCAGCGATAAACCATCTCGCGGGTTAACCGTTTCTGTACCCAGTGGCTTTGCTCAACTAATTGAAGCAACAGGGACGCTAAACGAGAATGAGGCACCTGACATAGCATTGTTCAATCGCATCTCTAGCGAAATTGGCGACGAAATTCTGGGTGCACCTGGAGATCTCCCTTAG
- a CDS encoding lyase family protein: MTAIRIETDSLGEVKVPSDKLWGAQTQRSLEHFSIGEDLIPREMIVAYAVLKKAAAIVNHQAQRLGDEQKNLICQVCDEILAGQHVDQFPLHVWMTGSGTQFNMNVNEVISNR; this comes from the coding sequence ATGACTGCAATTCGCATTGAAACCGATAGCCTGGGTGAAGTCAAAGTTCCCAGTGACAAACTCTGGGGAGCCCAAACCCAGCGTTCGCTCGAACACTTCAGCATTGGAGAGGACTTAATCCCACGCGAGATGATTGTTGCCTATGCGGTACTCAAGAAAGCAGCGGCGATTGTCAATCATCAAGCTCAACGATTAGGTGACGAACAAAAGAATCTAATTTGCCAGGTTTGTGACGAGATTTTAGCAGGACAACACGTCGATCAGTTTCCTCTACATGTTTGGATGACAGGCAGCGGTACACAATTTAATATGAATGTCAATGAAGTGATTTCTAATCGTTGA
- a CDS encoding SDR family oxidoreductase has protein sequence MGEIINCAIPLLRVGTPDEIAKAVVFLASADSSFVNGIELFVDGGMAQI, from the coding sequence TTGGGGGAGATAATTAACTGCGCCATCCCACTCTTGAGAGTCGGCACACCCGATGAGATTGCCAAAGCCGTTGTCTTTCTCGCTTCAGCCGACAGTAGCTTTGTGAACGGCATTGAGTTGTTTGTCGATGGAGGTATGGCACAGATTTGA
- a CDS encoding SDR family NAD(P)-dependent oxidoreductase produces the protein MKLEGKVALVTGSSQGIGQAIATRLAQEGADVVIDYRSHPDGAKDTLAKVEATGRNGHIVQADLSSVSNVRKLVSEGVQHFGKLDILVNNAGIDGKNADFWNITEADYDAVLNINLKGTFFTTQAFVQHLIETKRTGKIINISARDTSVDTLNYDQCFVRDFVPSALVFLIRADVEIVRNFLIETLALQSQQRHMDCFKPPQGLIPASFGSVQCKRCLANLYQ, from the coding sequence ATGAAACTTGAAGGTAAAGTGGCTCTTGTCACTGGAAGCAGTCAAGGGATTGGACAAGCTATTGCGACTCGTTTGGCACAGGAAGGAGCCGATGTTGTCATAGATTATCGCTCTCATCCGGATGGGGCGAAAGATACATTAGCAAAGGTAGAAGCCACAGGGCGTAATGGTCATATTGTTCAGGCAGATTTAAGCTCCGTTAGCAACGTTCGCAAGCTTGTATCTGAAGGAGTTCAACACTTTGGCAAACTAGATATTCTGGTAAATAATGCTGGAATTGACGGTAAGAATGCAGACTTCTGGAACATTACTGAAGCAGATTACGATGCCGTACTCAATATCAATCTCAAAGGAACATTTTTCACGACGCAAGCTTTTGTGCAGCATTTAATTGAAACAAAGCGAACAGGAAAGATTATTAACATCAGTGCCCGTGATACAAGTGTAGACACCTTGAACTACGACCAATGTTTTGTACGTGATTTTGTCCCGTCTGCTCTCGTGTTTTTGATTCGAGCAGACGTAGAAATTGTTCGTAACTTTCTGATTGAAACGCTTGCGCTTCAAAGTCAACAAAGGCACATGGATTGCTTCAAGCCACCACAGGGACTAATACCTGCTAGTTTCGGGAGCGTCCAATGTAAACGTTGTTTGGCAAATCTATACCAATGA